From the genome of Hydrogenophilus thermoluteolus, one region includes:
- a CDS encoding ferritin-like domain-containing protein — MPVNVAHSAQGEQSERSGRSVHEAAFRVLMTAEPAAKCAGAQELWQGWQSGALRVEPKRPLPPPLLQPGRPERPVLLPPAAMPKRKVGTREGHAALLHAVAHIEFNAIDLALDCVWRFAAMPTAFHADWLRIAAEEAYHFGLVCARLEALGFFYGDFPAHNGLWEMAVKTMDDPLARMALVPRVLEARGLDATPVIQEKLRQIGDTASLAVLDVILRDEVGHVAAGGRWFRWLCAERSLPPEETYQALVERFRAPLPHPPVNWAAREQAGFSRAEVERLLALRAKRDKQKRKTSRPSS, encoded by the coding sequence ATGCCAGTGAATGTGGCGCATTCTGCACAAGGGGAACAGTCGGAGCGTTCTGGGCGTTCGGTGCATGAGGCGGCGTTTCGGGTGCTGATGACCGCCGAACCGGCGGCGAAGTGCGCGGGCGCGCAGGAGTTGTGGCAGGGGTGGCAGTCAGGCGCGCTTCGCGTCGAACCAAAACGGCCGTTGCCGCCGCCACTGCTGCAGCCAGGGCGCCCTGAGCGGCCAGTCTTGTTGCCGCCCGCGGCGATGCCGAAGCGCAAGGTGGGTACGCGCGAAGGGCATGCGGCGCTGCTGCACGCGGTGGCGCACATCGAGTTCAACGCGATCGATCTGGCGCTCGATTGTGTGTGGCGTTTTGCCGCGATGCCGACGGCGTTTCACGCCGATTGGCTTCGGATCGCGGCGGAGGAGGCGTACCACTTCGGTTTGGTGTGCGCGCGGCTCGAAGCGTTGGGGTTTTTCTATGGCGATTTCCCTGCCCATAATGGGTTGTGGGAGATGGCGGTGAAGACGATGGACGATCCGCTGGCGCGTATGGCGTTGGTGCCGCGGGTATTGGAGGCGCGCGGGTTGGACGCGACACCGGTGATTCAGGAGAAGTTGCGGCAAATTGGCGACACGGCGTCGCTGGCGGTGCTCGATGTGATTTTGCGCGACGAAGTCGGCCACGTGGCGGCAGGGGGTCGCTGGTTTCGCTGGTTGTGTGCCGAACGGAGTTTGCCGCCGGAGGAGACCTATCAGGCGTTGGTCGAACGGTTTCGTGCGCCGTTACCCCATCCGCCGGTCAATTGGGCGGCGCGGGAACAGGCGGGGTTTTCTCGCGCGGAGGTCGAAAGGTTGCTTGCGCTCCGGGCAAAACGTGACAAGCAAAAGAGAAAAACTTCCCGGCCGAGCAGTTAG
- the moeA gene encoding molybdopterin molybdotransferase MoeA, protein MLSVADAQTAIRAALQPVMAWELVPLPQALNRILAEPILAPFNVPAHDNAAMDGYAVRAADLAPDRPTTLTVIGSAFAGHPFTGALTAGTAVRIMTGAEIPNGADTIVPQELCTAHDSATVTIPPGQKAGQHLRRAGEDLAAGSVALPVGRRLGVAELGLIGSLGIGSVRVYRRLRCVVLSTGDEIATIGEPLAPGQIYDSNRHTLTAALTRLGCDVLDFGIVRDDPELLRARFTDAAETADVVLTSGGVSVGEADFIRQLMSELGAVHFWQLAIKPGRPLAFGRIKTAWLFGLPGNPVASLVAFAAFARDALRYLQGEDPVTPAEPIPVTLAHPIRKKPGRQEYLRGTLARENGTLVAHVAGAQGSGILSSMTRATGFIILPEEAGDLPEGATVAFLPFAVVF, encoded by the coding sequence ATGCTTTCGGTTGCCGACGCCCAAACCGCGATCCGTGCCGCACTCCAACCTGTGATGGCGTGGGAACTCGTCCCACTGCCCCAAGCGCTGAACCGCATCCTTGCCGAACCGATCCTTGCGCCGTTCAACGTCCCAGCCCACGACAACGCCGCCATGGACGGTTACGCGGTACGCGCCGCGGACCTTGCCCCCGATCGACCCACCACGCTCACCGTGATCGGGAGCGCCTTTGCCGGGCACCCCTTCACTGGTGCGCTCACCGCCGGCACCGCAGTACGGATCATGACCGGCGCCGAAATCCCCAACGGGGCGGACACCATCGTCCCGCAAGAACTCTGTACCGCCCACGACAGCGCCACCGTCACCATCCCCCCCGGGCAAAAAGCCGGGCAACACCTGCGCCGCGCGGGCGAAGACCTTGCCGCCGGCAGCGTCGCGCTACCCGTGGGCCGCCGCCTGGGCGTTGCCGAACTCGGGCTCATCGGGTCGCTCGGCATCGGGTCGGTGCGCGTTTATCGCCGGCTGCGCTGCGTCGTCCTCTCCACCGGCGACGAAATCGCCACGATCGGCGAACCGCTCGCCCCGGGACAGATCTACGACAGCAACCGCCATACGCTCACCGCCGCGCTCACACGCCTGGGGTGCGACGTGCTCGACTTCGGCATCGTGCGCGACGACCCCGAACTACTGCGCGCTCGCTTCACCGACGCAGCGGAAACCGCCGACGTGGTCCTCACCTCCGGCGGCGTCTCGGTGGGCGAAGCCGACTTCATCCGCCAACTCATGAGCGAACTCGGCGCCGTTCACTTCTGGCAACTGGCGATCAAACCCGGGCGACCGCTTGCGTTCGGCCGCATCAAAACCGCCTGGCTCTTTGGGCTGCCGGGTAACCCTGTCGCCTCGTTGGTGGCCTTCGCCGCGTTTGCCCGCGACGCGCTGCGCTACCTGCAAGGAGAAGACCCGGTGACGCCCGCAGAACCGATCCCGGTCACCCTGGCGCACCCGATCCGCAAAAAACCGGGGCGGCAAGAGTACCTGCGCGGCACATTGGCGCGCGAAAACGGCACGCTGGTGGCGCACGTTGCCGGCGCCCAGGGTTCGGGCATCCTCAGCTCGATGACCCGCGCCACCGGCTTCATCATCCTTCCCGAAGAGGCCGGTGACCTACCGGAAGGGGCAACGGTGGCGTTCCTGCCGTTTGCGGTGGTGTTTTGA
- the pglZ gene encoding BREX-3 system phosphatase PglZ, whose product MGSWRDQILREFTPQVARLTLVADPDGLLLEEGVLEGIRERGFELIPFEDHVAFRYAYESKFRSRWDRGEETDLVVVLRSPSSDLDALPYDLLQAGRKLSFSLSDLFPNLSYPVVAALDRADLDALFDAQLRHAPGQLGDNATKDFILRHVFDIAPELIKEPQGLLRVLLRRHYRGQRIPAILDERLIQMLRQNGRFEDWPLEAIIPDGQAFFAFLQERWPVFLDQFAAQMLGEKCKVREVEAHYALSTPHLPFDHPDVRIYLDNLFFEGLLQPVPHKQSQMLAKTWVAYGIEVSSEENRRRRMEGLLDALEKTIPTVEVRHGEWLQFAYRWAELVALELEPDTILPEGYRARLQALRSRIDSALTDWVMKRYGSLINLPPTPPVMLHHIPRFLARSLGDDRRSKIAFLLVDGLALDQWIVLREVLSEQDSSLRFRENAVFAWIPTITSVSRQAAFAGKPPIFFPASIHTTDKEPALWTQFWVDQGLNANEVAYAKGLGEGDLDKVSELISRPKLRVVGLVIDKVDQILHGMALGAAGMHNQVRLWTKQGFLRDLLGILHTKGFQAYLASDHGNVEAQGVGRPAEGAVADVRGERVRVYSDYRLRAQIKERFPQSLEWPPIGLPEDYLALIAPYRTAFVREGETIVGHGGISVEELIVPFVQIERQNR is encoded by the coding sequence ATGGGTAGTTGGCGTGACCAAATCCTGCGGGAGTTCACACCCCAAGTCGCCCGGCTTACCCTGGTCGCGGATCCGGATGGCCTTCTCCTTGAAGAAGGTGTTCTCGAAGGGATCCGGGAACGGGGCTTTGAGCTGATCCCGTTCGAGGATCATGTCGCCTTTCGCTATGCCTACGAATCCAAGTTCCGCTCCCGCTGGGACCGCGGCGAGGAAACCGATCTGGTGGTGGTGCTGAGATCGCCGTCGAGCGATCTTGATGCCTTACCCTACGACCTGCTGCAGGCTGGCCGCAAGCTCTCGTTCTCCTTGAGCGATCTCTTTCCGAATCTCAGCTACCCCGTTGTTGCGGCGCTCGATCGGGCTGATCTCGATGCGTTGTTCGATGCGCAATTGAGGCACGCGCCGGGGCAGCTCGGCGACAACGCTACGAAAGACTTCATCCTGCGTCATGTATTTGACATTGCGCCAGAACTGATCAAAGAGCCTCAGGGTCTGCTCCGAGTTTTGCTGCGCCGCCATTACCGTGGACAACGAATTCCGGCCATTCTCGATGAGCGCTTGATCCAAATGCTTCGTCAAAACGGCCGGTTCGAGGATTGGCCTCTGGAGGCCATCATTCCGGATGGGCAAGCATTCTTTGCGTTCTTGCAGGAGCGCTGGCCGGTGTTCCTCGACCAATTCGCAGCTCAAATGCTCGGTGAAAAGTGCAAGGTGCGCGAGGTGGAGGCGCACTATGCCCTAAGCACCCCGCACCTGCCGTTCGACCACCCCGATGTCCGCATTTACCTCGATAATCTTTTCTTTGAGGGCTTGCTCCAGCCGGTTCCGCACAAGCAATCGCAGATGCTTGCCAAGACCTGGGTGGCTTACGGGATCGAAGTCTCCTCCGAGGAGAACCGACGCCGCCGCATGGAGGGGCTGCTGGATGCCCTTGAAAAGACGATCCCCACGGTGGAGGTGCGTCATGGGGAGTGGCTGCAGTTTGCTTACCGTTGGGCGGAACTCGTCGCGTTGGAGCTGGAGCCGGACACCATCCTGCCGGAAGGATACCGGGCGCGCCTTCAGGCTCTGAGATCCCGGATCGATTCCGCGCTCACCGATTGGGTGATGAAGCGCTACGGGAGTCTGATCAACCTGCCGCCCACACCACCGGTAATGCTGCATCACATCCCGCGGTTCCTCGCCCGAAGCCTCGGAGACGACCGACGCTCGAAAATCGCTTTTCTGTTGGTAGATGGCCTCGCCCTAGACCAATGGATCGTCTTGCGTGAGGTACTCAGCGAGCAGGATTCGTCTCTGCGGTTCCGTGAGAACGCCGTTTTCGCTTGGATTCCCACTATCACCTCGGTTTCCCGGCAAGCCGCCTTTGCCGGCAAGCCACCGATCTTTTTCCCGGCGAGTATCCATACCACAGACAAAGAGCCAGCCCTTTGGACGCAGTTCTGGGTCGATCAGGGGCTTAACGCAAATGAGGTGGCTTACGCCAAGGGGCTGGGCGAAGGGGATTTGGACAAAGTTTCTGAGCTTATCTCTCGGCCCAAATTACGTGTCGTCGGGCTGGTCATCGATAAGGTCGACCAGATTCTGCACGGCATGGCGCTGGGTGCAGCGGGTATGCACAACCAGGTTCGTCTTTGGACTAAGCAGGGATTCCTGCGGGATCTTCTCGGTATCCTACATACCAAAGGTTTCCAGGCGTACCTGGCTTCGGACCACGGCAACGTTGAGGCGCAAGGGGTGGGGCGACCTGCCGAAGGGGCGGTTGCGGACGTGCGCGGCGAGCGCGTGCGTGTCTATTCGGATTACAGATTGCGGGCGCAAATTAAAGAGCGTTTCCCTCAGTCGTTGGAATGGCCGCCCATCGGTTTGCCAGAAGATTATTTGGCGCTAATCGCACCGTACCGAACCGCTTTTGTGCGCGAAGGCGAAACCATTGTGGGGCATGGCGGTATCAGCGTTGAAGAGCTGATCGTGCCTTTCGTCCAAATTGAGAGACAAAACCGATGA
- a CDS encoding IS5 family transposase codes for MQASFSELEYASKKKVTRRDRFLAEIDAVTPWSALVAEIEPFYPKGTGRGRPPIGVERMLRMYIAQQCFGLSDEGIEDAIYDSQAIRRFVGIDLSRESAPDATTLLKFRRLLETHHLTERIFAAINTVLAQKGLILKEGTVVDATIIAAPSSTKNRSGKRDPEMHQTKKGNQWYFGMKAHIGVDAETGITHTLVTTPANTNDVTQAHALLHGEEKVAFGDAGYQGVEKRQENRNGKVRWEVAMRPGKRKALPKTAMGRLIDKIEQLKASVRAKVEHPFHIVKNLFGMKKVRYKGLAKNTAQLYTLFGLANLLIAKRQLFALNAQGAS; via the coding sequence ATGCAAGCGAGCTTTTCCGAACTTGAATATGCGAGCAAGAAGAAAGTGACGCGGCGCGACCGGTTTCTTGCCGAAATCGATGCGGTAACGCCTTGGTCGGCGCTGGTGGCTGAGATCGAACCGTTCTACCCGAAGGGAACCGGACGAGGCCGGCCGCCGATTGGCGTGGAACGCATGCTGCGCATGTATATTGCCCAGCAGTGCTTCGGATTGTCCGATGAAGGGATCGAAGACGCCATCTACGACAGCCAGGCCATCCGGCGCTTCGTTGGCATCGACCTGTCGCGGGAGTCTGCGCCCGATGCCACCACCCTGCTCAAGTTTCGCCGCCTGCTGGAAACGCACCATCTGACCGAGCGCATCTTTGCTGCCATCAATACCGTGCTGGCGCAGAAGGGTTTGATCCTCAAGGAAGGCACGGTCGTTGATGCCACGATCATCGCCGCACCGTCCTCGACCAAGAACCGAAGCGGCAAGCGCGATCCGGAAATGCATCAAACCAAGAAGGGCAATCAGTGGTACTTTGGCATGAAAGCCCACATTGGCGTCGATGCCGAAACCGGCATCACCCACACGCTGGTGACCACCCCGGCCAACACCAATGATGTCACCCAAGCCCATGCCCTGCTGCATGGAGAAGAGAAAGTGGCCTTTGGCGATGCGGGCTACCAGGGCGTCGAGAAGCGGCAAGAGAACCGCAACGGCAAGGTTCGATGGGAAGTCGCGATGCGTCCGGGCAAACGCAAGGCGCTGCCGAAGACGGCGATGGGCAGGTTGATCGACAAGATCGAGCAACTCAAGGCAAGCGTGCGTGCCAAGGTCGAGCACCCGTTTCACATCGTCAAGAACCTCTTCGGCATGAAGAAGGTACGCTACAAGGGATTGGCGAAGAACACTGCGCAGCTCTACACGCTCTTTGGGTTGGCGAATCTGCTGATCGCCAAGCGGCAATTGTTTGCGCTCAACGCCCAAGGTGCGTCCTGA
- a CDS encoding DEAD/DEAH box helicase — MNHEWHYSTVHKSACKVIEKQTLWDQTVCRIWLPNQDAVVRVPCSALRPLSADLRPEIEAGCIAYVAAAAKVTGVLEGSTSATEGHVLLVPMVSNVIPLPHQIRALSRAMSGDRVRYLLADEVGLGKTIEAGLIMRELKLRGQVERTLVIAPKGLVTQWVAEMRTHFGEEFRLLIPSDFSAYRRIAQEDNLWQSHPQVVCPMDSVKPLDSRRGWSRDQVAAYNRERFEDLISAGWDLVIVDEAHRLGGSTDQVARYKLGQGLAEAAPYLLLLSATPHQGKTDHFRRLLSLLDPEAFPDEESISKERVQPYVIRTEKRRAIDAQGKPLFKPRRTELAPVSWEDRHRDQRLLYAAVTEYVREGYNQAMLEKRSAIGFLMILMQRLVVSSTCAIRTTLERRLEALDAPQEQLTLFSQLSEEDWADLDGQELMETLLKTRLKALKNERAEVKRLLEAAKRCEAQGPDAKAEALLEWIYRLQAEEGDPDLKVLVFTEFVPTQEMLFEFLSERGFTVVCLNGSMDMEERKRVQDAFAKDARILISTDAGGEGLNLQFCHVVINYDIPWNPMRLEQRIGRVDRIGQSHTVRAINFVFEDSVEHRVREVLEEKLAVIFEEFGIDKTGDVLDSAQAGRIFDDLYVEAILNPEEAETKINEVVQSIEEQARQSRQSASVLGSVEDLDPGEAQRLLAHPLPHWVERMTVSYLQAHGGKAERKHGAWELTWPGGERLTHVVFTSKEAEASPLSYGHAEQISI; from the coding sequence ATGAATCACGAGTGGCACTACAGCACCGTTCATAAGAGCGCCTGCAAGGTCATCGAAAAACAAACTTTGTGGGATCAGACAGTGTGCCGCATCTGGTTGCCGAACCAGGACGCGGTGGTGCGCGTGCCCTGCTCTGCCTTGCGGCCGCTGAGTGCCGACCTGCGGCCAGAGATTGAAGCCGGATGCATAGCTTATGTGGCTGCCGCAGCCAAGGTGACCGGGGTGCTCGAAGGTTCCACTAGCGCCACCGAGGGTCATGTATTGCTGGTTCCCATGGTGTCCAACGTCATCCCGTTGCCCCATCAGATTCGAGCGCTCTCCAGGGCCATGTCGGGCGACCGCGTGCGCTATCTCCTGGCAGACGAGGTGGGCCTGGGCAAGACCATCGAGGCAGGTCTTATCATGCGGGAGCTCAAGCTCCGAGGGCAGGTAGAGAGAACGCTGGTGATCGCCCCGAAGGGCCTGGTGACCCAATGGGTGGCGGAAATGCGCACCCACTTCGGGGAGGAGTTCCGCCTGCTCATCCCGAGCGACTTCTCCGCCTACCGCCGCATTGCCCAAGAAGACAACCTCTGGCAGAGCCATCCACAGGTGGTCTGCCCCATGGACTCTGTGAAGCCCCTGGACAGCCGGCGCGGCTGGTCGAGGGATCAGGTGGCCGCGTACAACCGGGAACGCTTCGAGGACCTGATCTCCGCCGGCTGGGACCTGGTCATCGTGGACGAGGCCCATCGCTTGGGTGGGAGCACGGACCAGGTGGCCCGCTACAAGCTCGGCCAGGGGCTGGCCGAGGCGGCGCCCTACCTGCTCCTGCTCTCCGCTACGCCGCACCAGGGGAAGACGGATCATTTTAGGCGGCTCCTCTCTTTACTGGATCCAGAAGCGTTTCCCGATGAGGAAAGTATTTCCAAGGAGCGGGTACAGCCCTACGTCATCCGAACAGAAAAGCGCCGGGCCATCGACGCGCAGGGCAAGCCGCTTTTCAAACCTCGGCGCACGGAGCTTGCGCCGGTCTCCTGGGAGGATCGCCACCGGGATCAACGGCTGCTCTACGCGGCGGTGACCGAATACGTGCGCGAGGGCTACAACCAGGCCATGCTCGAGAAGCGCAGCGCCATCGGATTCCTTATGATTCTGATGCAGCGCCTGGTGGTCTCCAGCACCTGCGCCATCCGCACCACCCTGGAGCGGCGCCTCGAAGCGCTCGATGCTCCGCAGGAACAGCTCACACTCTTTTCGCAGCTCAGCGAGGAGGACTGGGCCGATCTGGACGGCCAGGAGCTGATGGAAACGCTGCTCAAGACCCGGCTCAAGGCCCTGAAGAATGAACGGGCCGAGGTGAAGCGGCTCCTGGAAGCGGCCAAGCGCTGCGAAGCCCAAGGCCCGGACGCTAAGGCCGAAGCGCTCCTGGAGTGGATCTACCGTCTTCAGGCCGAGGAAGGCGATCCGGATCTCAAGGTGCTGGTGTTCACCGAGTTCGTGCCGACCCAGGAGATGCTGTTCGAGTTCCTGAGCGAGCGTGGCTTTACGGTGGTGTGCCTCAACGGCTCCATGGACATGGAGGAGCGCAAACGCGTCCAGGACGCATTCGCCAAGGATGCCCGCATCCTCATCTCGACGGACGCCGGTGGTGAGGGTCTCAACCTCCAGTTCTGTCATGTGGTCATCAACTACGACATCCCCTGGAACCCGATGCGCCTGGAACAACGCATCGGCCGGGTGGACCGCATCGGCCAGAGCCACACGGTGCGCGCCATCAACTTCGTGTTCGAGGACTCGGTCGAGCACCGTGTCCGCGAGGTTCTGGAAGAGAAACTGGCGGTCATCTTCGAGGAGTTCGGCATCGACAAGACCGGTGACGTGCTCGACTCTGCTCAGGCGGGGCGCATTTTCGATGATCTGTATGTGGAGGCCATCCTCAATCCTGAGGAAGCGGAAACGAAAATCAATGAAGTGGTGCAGAGCATTGAGGAGCAGGCCCGCCAGTCTCGGCAAAGCGCCTCGGTGCTCGGTTCTGTTGAAGACCTAGATCCCGGTGAAGCGCAGCGGCTGCTGGCTCATCCGCTCCCACATTGGGTAGAGCGCATGACGGTAAGCTACCTGCAGGCGCACGGCGGCAAGGCGGAGAGGAAGCACGGCGCCTGGGAGCTCACTTGGCCGGGCGGCGAGCGACTGACCCATGTCGTCTTCACCAGCAAAGAGGCAGAAGCGAGCCCTTTGAGCTACGGACACGCTGAACAAATCAGCATTTGA
- the mads4 gene encoding methylation-associated defense system protein MAD4 → MKDLLLYVADADAQAFMNSLLNKPLALGIRQITFDIERHPQRDSGMVQSGPELTRMKKGKYQKALLTWDHHGSGRDHNQSPEQVRDEIQNKLDSYTWSGNSSITIFVPELEQWLWYCENALISYCGISAEQLNTWLADRSSKLGKPVDVLKAEQPKELFEYVMRERLKRTISPRDFAEIGKLAGVKGLMDCETFRSVVDVLRTWFPQ, encoded by the coding sequence ATGAAGGACTTGCTCCTATATGTTGCCGACGCGGATGCACAAGCCTTTATGAATTCGCTTCTAAATAAACCTCTGGCGTTGGGCATTCGCCAGATTACTTTCGACATTGAGCGGCACCCTCAGCGTGATTCTGGGATGGTGCAAAGTGGTCCGGAACTGACGAGAATGAAGAAAGGGAAATACCAAAAAGCGCTTCTTACATGGGATCATCACGGTTCTGGTCGTGACCATAATCAATCGCCCGAGCAAGTGCGCGATGAAATTCAAAATAAGCTCGACTCCTACACCTGGAGCGGAAACAGTTCTATCACTATTTTTGTGCCCGAGCTGGAGCAATGGCTTTGGTATTGCGAAAACGCATTGATCTCCTATTGCGGCATATCAGCAGAGCAACTAAATACCTGGCTTGCAGATCGTTCAAGTAAGCTCGGCAAGCCTGTGGATGTACTCAAGGCTGAACAACCCAAGGAGCTTTTTGAATATGTGATGAGGGAGCGCCTCAAAAGGACCATTTCACCCAGAGACTTTGCCGAAATTGGTAAGCTTGCGGGCGTGAAGGGATTGATGGACTGCGAAACGTTCCGATCGGTTGTTGATGTGTTGCGAACCTGGTTTCCACAATGA
- a CDS encoding AAA family ATPase codes for MIVGISIKNYKGIRELSNLPLSRFHVLVGPNGVGKTTFLDAIDFVRDCLAHGPAVAVESRHIADFDDLTWMRQGGIIEVELWLDLSDQLPALAESLINYRLAIKQDPKLGVCVHDEILRQYSKSWLPSGRTIEFSPKVKPKRLLGKTTKGTDFYLREKGTYQDSFNFGLDKLTLALTPPDEERYPTANTVRRFLMQGVRYIQLNSPAMRLPCPATRPTDLELDGTNLARVVGRLLGAGGGLGPYWAESGPVYNWVEHLRYALPDLVNIGWARRQADNAEYLVLRYENGLEAPSWVLSDGTLRMLALTLPAFLPPEPALYMVEEPENGVHPKALEIILRSLSTVPRSQMLVATHSPFVVQQCGIDPLLCFSRDTDGAHITAGRNHPALKDWDGAPDLGIVFAAGVLE; via the coding sequence ATGATCGTAGGCATCTCTATAAAAAATTATAAAGGCATTCGGGAGTTATCAAATCTCCCACTGTCGCGTTTTCATGTTCTGGTCGGACCGAATGGCGTTGGAAAGACGACATTTCTTGATGCCATCGACTTTGTAAGAGATTGCCTGGCCCACGGTCCGGCTGTAGCCGTTGAATCTCGACATATTGCCGATTTCGATGATCTTACCTGGATGCGTCAAGGAGGAATTATTGAGGTTGAGCTATGGCTCGATCTTTCTGATCAACTGCCCGCCTTGGCAGAAAGCTTGATCAACTATCGTCTTGCAATCAAGCAGGATCCAAAACTAGGGGTTTGTGTCCATGATGAAATTCTTCGCCAGTATTCGAAAAGTTGGCTTCCTAGTGGCAGGACAATAGAATTCAGCCCCAAGGTAAAACCTAAACGACTATTGGGCAAAACCACGAAAGGGACCGACTTCTATTTACGAGAGAAGGGAACCTATCAGGATTCGTTCAATTTTGGATTGGATAAATTGACGCTTGCTCTCACACCGCCTGACGAAGAGCGTTATCCGACAGCCAATACTGTGCGACGATTCCTGATGCAAGGGGTTCGTTACATTCAGCTCAATAGCCCAGCCATGCGTTTACCCTGTCCTGCCACTCGACCCACAGATTTGGAGCTTGACGGTACGAATTTAGCTCGTGTCGTTGGTCGTCTTCTTGGCGCGGGTGGTGGTTTGGGGCCTTACTGGGCAGAGTCGGGTCCTGTATATAACTGGGTTGAACATTTGCGCTATGCATTGCCTGACTTGGTGAACATTGGATGGGCTAGAAGGCAGGCAGATAATGCCGAATATCTGGTGCTCCGATATGAAAACGGGCTTGAGGCTCCAAGCTGGGTACTGTCGGATGGCACACTGAGGATGCTTGCATTGACTTTGCCAGCGTTTTTACCTCCGGAGCCTGCTCTTTACATGGTTGAAGAGCCGGAAAACGGAGTTCATCCGAAGGCACTTGAAATTATTCTGCGCTCACTTTCAACAGTGCCGCGTTCTCAGATGTTAGTGGCGACTCATTCCCCATTTGTCGTACAGCAGTGTGGCATTGATCCTCTGCTTTGCTTTAGCCGTGATACGGACGGTGCACATATCACTGCAGGGCGTAATCATCCCGCGCTGAAGGACTGGGACGGCGCGCCAGATCTGGGGATTGTTTTTGCGGCGGGGGTGCTTGAATGA